From the Papaver somniferum cultivar HN1 chromosome 2, ASM357369v1, whole genome shotgun sequence genome, the window tccttccataaaataaaaaaaggggttatggagaactcctcaagacctcaagaagtggtgaatcttgagatggaagaagactctAAAGGATGCGTTTCTGTTCaaaacttgtcttgaaaaagatgactGAAAGGAAAGAGGTACAACTCCTAGATTGTAGACTTTGTCAAGGATCTAATTCATTTCCATAATGACTCtagggtcgagtttgcaaatcttcaactgcaaataaatcatcttattgatggtcaggccaaaatccttgataatcaaaacaccttgatcaggaatcagaagaaactcatcatggactgtgtcaaagctaggcatcttgcccgcatcattgatcggaaagttaatgttctcactcatgaacatggagtctctacggtcaaaagaatcaaggatatcagtgataccttttatgatagaccctttcaaaggtatgatattatcaaagaaacttgattgttattttgtctaggaaacttcttatgagaatttattcttttgttttaagaaggataactagagcttggaatagccattattttgagtacacatagctatttccaacgattttcatcttgcaatgtttttaaatttatttatttaaattctaaagtttatttggaagatgattttgcagtattaatctttatgattttatatattgcaacttgtcaATGTTgtcatgggatatgtgtgtttgcgtccgtgaactatgtttatcccatacgtggtcaaaagttaagtctttcatatgtcattatgcaaatattgataaaacatTGAATGAACttctgacaaacaaaagttaagcctattatagcattatgcaaatattgatggaagataggatgaacttttgtctacaaagattaagtctattatatgtctctatgcaaatattgataaaaaatagaatgaatctttgaatattccgcagtattggttgtcatgatccacatctttgtgtaaatattatgcggctccgtaagttttcttatgttgagcatttccaattaaattaatcatgggttctcttgtggttaatttaattgagtattttggatacaaattcatgtttcatgtgatttgttaatgtccaaagaaatccttcttttcttgtgaaagtaaggtcgctcttgttgttcctttggggataacattttatgggggagagttcttatttgaacttgtgcttaattgccaaatctttgtggggagtacggctgtggaatattaaaggggttatcttgtatctttataaactccttgatgaatgaatttagtttcgatttatattgacaaaaagggggagaactaaagTGTAGTTCACaccataaatacatatggtttacggatcactatgtaagggggagtggttttcatgggagatgaagtattgactaagggggagtgatacatatcaccatagtattgttgtcaaagttgtgatacaattgaactttgatgctgtgtaataatactatgacattatataacaatgattgagaggtattgttttctcattgttatagctacggatcttcaacaactatgatgctgagttgaacacatttagaatcattggagtacttggaagtgacgaatatttcaagtaatgttgaataaccaaggagatcaagcatttggatgagaagatacaagtttatttattttgtaatcaatatgtattgatagttttgtcagtaaaattgacaaagggggagattgttagagcattgctcggtcgaactcgcaggcaTTGCTATataaagcttgtttgtcaagtttagttgccaaaactataagtcttgatttctagtctacttatagctaattaTCGGATTatgataataagtgtagttgagctgtagacttcacggagttcatcgaatgaagacgaagaactactcaagggtacttgtggaaattcatcaacaaaagttatatggagacttgaactcatctatcactcaaaattctatctactatatcttctatttgagacaaaagtcgtattgctatatagacttcaattatacacatttgatatttcgagccgagtttatcttgcttatctatttctcgaaatgtgtgttggtaagcttttgctttaaccaaattcatcttttattcctgatgaaagtcaaaagatgatcatgtgaaaatctccttgtaacatgttacatgatttgtgtgagacaatcatttgatgtagactcagaatgtttcgtattgatcattcgatcacttgaaaattgatttgaagctaatagtttgtgtgagacagctattttcgtcttccaagaatgtttcaatgattggaatgagggtttagaacatgtaaccatgattggatataaacatagtgtgtattcacatgtgtgtaaagtccaaaactaggaaccatggtatgcgtacccatacgcgtactggttggttgttggaagtcctggaactaagtatgcgtacccgacgTGAGTTCAAGTTctatgaatttctgctggagtttggaagtgtagtaTGGTAtgagtacccgtacgcgtactggcgtaaccaaactcagtccgactacttaggtatgcgtacccgtttgcatacttaagtatgttatgttctaaaatcggtttgttcatgaactaatacatttatataataaggaatgaaatcttttgaaaaccgtggttataatgtttatgaaatgattcgagtgaatcaaaatcgattttgcttcaattgtttcttgtatacttctatgagaatataaacaattgaacaactctctaactagtttcatttgagtcaattgaactagttgtgataaagatgaataaggttgatatgaaagtgctcatatggctaaccattgattgactattgttgaaccaactaagtgtacacgtttaaatACAATtatctttatctaaatgatggtacattttatttgtgtataacaagctaagttcgatataacgattgaaagatattaacttgaatctactCGGGTTTTTATCcaatagtgaatattgaatgctttttagcaaggtaacattgattgcaaaccctgatttcgagactatataaaggagaactctagcaactgggaaacctaaaatccccacaactcctgtgtgatactagttgcgactaatgtcgattctcctttaaccgtaggtttttcccaaaaccctgtaggttaacgacttgaagacttcattgggattatgaagccagcccaactattttctctatagttgcgtcttctgatcttgttgttttctattgtgattgagtactatgttctttaagatttgctcgagatttattctccgataggaaagattgaaaagtagtcacaaacatcttcgcctcatcgtttgtgattccacaatatcttatttcgttaattgattaagattattgtgaggtgattgataatactaggctgttcttcgggaatataagtccagtttatcagttagttcctgttcaccttgatttatctaaagatggaacaaaaacacatttatctattcaatagacttttctgtgtgatacaaatttgtttatcaagtcttcgactttggttcgtagcaactcttagttgtgggtgatatcagctaagggaatcaagtccgcagaatccggcgtggttcaagaggcgtaaggaacgcgaccgtaccttgatcagtgtgagattggttgggctcaactacattcaattccgaagttaactggtagtaggctagtgtctgtagaggcttaatacagtgtggtgttcaaatctggactaggtcctggtttttttttgcatttgcggtttcctcgttaacaaaatttctggtgtttgtgttatttcttttccgcattatatttggttatataatttaaatatcacaggttgtgcgtaagttcaatcaattagataatccaacctttggttgttgatataaattgattgacacttggatattggtttttataccatccaagttatttcttatattcaattcgtctcgcaaattcctatttgtttgattgcggattgaattgagaaattgatatataactctttgatatacttttcttaagattgagtctgactgtatagttgattctattgaaagtatattggagttagtcatacagattgctaagagaaatattgggtgtggttgttatacccccgttttttcatatCCAATAATATTAACCaacgtacaacatgtgatatttcaattataaagataaagaatataatgcggaaaaataaataaaatagacactagaagttttgttatggaggaaaccgcaaatgtagaaaaaccccgggtcctagtccagattaaacaccaaactatattaagccgctacagtcactagcctactacgaattaacttcgtactggaatttagttgagtcctaaaaggtatcccaccgattaagatacaatcgcgctccttacacctcttgaatcccagcatgactccCTGCAATTAATTTTAGATGACGcaacaccaactaagagttgcttcaactcaatcgaagactttaaaccaaatctgcctcccatagattaagcctatataatttATTTTCTGATTACGACCGAAACAGgtgatcaaaatcaaacataagatcaaggtgatggaaatcgatatcaATTTGACAAAGgtctagctatcctcaaaatccggacttatgcaacccaaagtgcatcctagattattattcacctcaaaaATAAAACTTGTGGATTCACCAAaatatgagacgaagagaactttatcAATATCTATCTTGGTCGTTGGAGcgagctctacaaacaatcaagatcaggataatcaagttatcaaggaaagataactggaccacGAATCTCGATGAAATctttatagtcgctaaaccctaaaagggtttattGAGAGGAAGACTCTAGATATAACAAATATTTGTGTCaggattcaaatatcccagttgCTTGGAGTTCccattttatagacattcaaagcataggttgctctaggtttaagctaagaaccAAGAAAGCAATATCCACCGTTAATGaaactttgaatctgatttacataaacaagatatacactatggttaggtgaGATCGGATGCGAACCCTgcacaaagactatgttcaacatggttagacgAAACTAGCCAGTTTGAACTTAAAAGTTTAATCTTCatttttcatgaacacataagacattaactttgagtcacaaacatgtgaccaattaagtctagtgtttatatagaattaatcaaatgttaattatctcaaagaaataatttaaacacacttgaaatataatcgacatgaatagtacataaacaagatatacactatggttaggtgaGATCGGATGCGAACCCTgcacaaagactatgttcaacatggttagccgaaactagccggtttgaacttaaaagtttAATCTTCatttttcatgaacacataagacattaactttgagtcacaaacatgtgaccaattaagtctagtgtttatatagaattaatcaaatgttaattatctcaaagaaataatttaaacacacttgaaaTATAATCGACATGAATAGTAGATATACGAGTACAAATACATAGTAGTTCGTGAGTCAGTTTAGTCACTGTTCGCAAACCGGTTtgaaaactttaaaccaaaactgagttccggagttcaTGGAAATTTTaaggtttgcgtaccagtttgcaaactttccaccaaacctaAGTTCCGGAGTTCATAGAACTTTtaaggtttgcgtaccggtttggaaactcaAAGACTGTCGTCGGTTCCGTAGTTCACATAACTAAATCATTTTGCGTACTGGTTTGGAAACACTACCGAGTTCAGGTACACAAAATTGTTTTATTTCGCAAACCCGTTTGGATACTCACCCCCGGTTCCCGTAACCATAGTTCAAGAATGGTTTGCATGCAAGGATGCACACTGATCCGGTTCACAGTCACAcaaattttcatatgatatacataaaaatatgtttACCACTAATATGTAAGTCGATATGTATATATCTACTCCGCTacttgtacgaatacatgtaatacgggttcataCTTATAAAAATTTTCCTAGTAAAACTGATACCACTGTATTGAATCTGAAtcaatagtagttctatatttctctaaattgattcgaaacattcctcaACAACATCAGTGACACATATTACTGTTTTAGGCTATTTCTGAATGATAAAAATATCATTTTGATTCCGaaaaataaattgtccttaaccgaaattcatcaagtatgaacaaatgttcattaagcttagccattatatttcaagaaattatcaagataaacttgcatgactcgaaattcttgtctatgcatactagtctaattagttatgcgacatcgtctcagatgatagaaagtgaatataacttgagatatatgtggttcagtcttcacttaccttttgttgatgaagttatccaaaagcttcggttgatcttcgccttcaaacggtagaatgcaatgatgactGTTGTAATCCTCTGTTtatcaactacatttctatcctagtctgagacttaactaattgtagactaattttgaaaactaaatttgacaacaagcttgagataacaacacttgtgagttcgaccgagaaattctctaaaaactttaatgaatatcttgataatatattcggttttggaatttccttgctgtccaaacaaccttggtctataaatacttgagttttcatttcatgcaaactatcctaagagccaggaaaacttcattcgtgttgtttctggtggagccgcctatccagagaggaaagtactctaattaggtgaaatctcttacgaccgctcgtttaaagacttttgtgggattaagaagctctacgagtaccgttggtggaaaactagataattacattgttactttagttttcgattattgatttgattgactaactgttgttgaaactttgattgcacctagtttaattATTCttaagagccttctcttctgacaagGGTCATCAAACTAGATCACattatcgacgagatctttagaaccattttcgaatctaaatacatcttgtgatattccattgttaatagactatgTTCTTTatgtaattgatcacaagaggattcaagtttgtgttgtgcaagttattgagaaggcaattgaagatttgaagacgaagatgattttcttattaattttcgtatcttgtgaatttgtgcacACATATTgttcggatgggatccaactagatcttgtttatctttgatagacttgtgattatctagttgataagatcgacatcactttatagttatTCTTTGGGTTCTATATTTATTGATTGCGAATTCAGAAATTGATTATTTTGGTAGTCAAgttttggattgatctaaccagacaaaggaatttattagtttaaacggggACCCTTTGTTGACAACTCTCATATCTTTTACCAaatattgattagagtggttaccaaacaaattcgttcctttgctgtttggaatacgatctaaaagagtggtgattcacgtgcgtgactcaaGAAGTCGAAGACGCAGGAATactaaggaaactaagtagctatggTAATCTAtttggtctaaactatacgaaaTTGGCATCAAATTTtgtatagaatcttaattatgagagtattcaaaatcggactaggtcccggaatttttcttcatttgcggtttcctcgttaaaaaaatcttgttgtgttatttactttacttccgtattataattgttttatatttaaGTCGAAATAAGAGTTCAGAATGTAAAAACCAACAACTAACATTAATATTTGGAATTTCGTTTTTTCTTCCAGCTTcttaatattttaattatataatgcCAATTTTGGTTAAAAATTTAAAgatcaaaaataaattatgtcGAAACAAAACGACGTGTGTATCGTCAATATCTAATTATTTAATATCATCATCCTTCTTCATTATTATCGGAGGGATAACATGCACATTTGTAACATAAAGTTGCTGAAGATGACTTCTTTGAGTGTATCATTTTTGAATTTGAGTTTTTGATGTGGATATTGTAAAGCATATATCGATTTATGCATATTTGTCGTACAAAATTCTTGGAGACGACTTCAGTAAatgtatgggttttcattttgagTTGTTAATGTTGATGTTGCGCGCATTTTTGCTACAAATATACACTTGTGCATATTTGTTGCACAAATTACTAAACTTGATTTACATGAGTGTatgagtttttatttgagttgttTAGTCCTTATTGTGCATATTTGCCAGACAGATTCGCTTGTGCATATTTGTTGCAGCGCTCaagttttatgttgttttttgaAGTACATTAAGTTATATGTACGTCGTAAAGATTTCCCAACCTCCTAAAAGCGGATAGATCGGTACACATACACTTAAGCTAATTGAATTCTCTTTGAGCTTCACTTGGAATTCTGCAAATTGGTGAGAAGGTTGTTTACAAACTCATTTGTCCAATAAATATTGTTTACTTTAACCTGGAGACTTCTTGGTTCATCATGTGAGTGTTAATAGGAAAAGGTTTAACATGATTCATGAACcgttgtatttgttttatttgtgGATATATTTTGCACAAATCTAGTTGTTGTATACTGGAGTTGTTAAATTTTCTATTTTCTTGTGGGTTTGTGTATATTTTCTTCGCTGATGTAATCTATGGATACTTTCTACAAGAATTCCGATTATGGCTAGTTCCTGCAGGCGTTTAATTTTTTTCATATGTATCGGTCACCAAACAATCAATGTTGCTTATATAGATGTATTGATATTCCTTGAATATATAAAATATCTGGAAAATCAAAAAGAATTTTTTAACTCTTACAGAAAGATAATTAACATCCTGGATAATAGATGAAATCTACAAAAATTGTATGAACAaatatagaaaataaagaaaaatcgtttagacaataaaaaaaattctagaaCTTGAAAAATTTGATGTTCGTATTTATGCTCATTGAGTATCTCTTTTAATTAAAAAGCTTTCGGAATATCTAAAATTTATCAAATTCCAACGTATGATTTGTGAGATATGTATGTTTAAGTTTGCTTGACAGTTATACCTTGAAGTATATACACAAGAGTATTCCTACATTATATCTTATTTGATGACATCATCAAACATCTTTATTCTGATTTTTAGTATATCTTTCTTGACCTTCTATTTCAAGTGGGCTCAATTTTTCTGAAGCTCTTTTCAATCTCAAGACCATGAGAATGAGAAAATGTGAGGAGAGGGTCAAATACTTAATTCCCATTTTTATATTAACGTCATACATTTGATGTATTTTTGTTTTATGTTACTAATTTTTACAATTTTGACActaccaaaaatattttcaatattgttatACATATTTGCCCTGCAAAAGAAATAAATTACAAAAATATTAAGCTTTAAATAATAAGTGGAATTACAAAACCGAGTGTGATGGTAGAAATCAAGTGGTCGGATGGTGTTCATGCTCCCTTACACTGATTACCAAATAAACTCCCATTCGAAGATCCCTCTGTCACTGTATCCATGAACAAGAGTATCAGTGACTCTAGTGAAATCCTCCGGGTTCATTGCATTGAAGATTGATTCCGATCTCTCTCTCTCGTCTAATAAGACTTCGGTGGGCCTAACTTTTGGTGGGCTTATGAATGAATGAACCAGTGAAAACCTCAAGTACTTGACGGTCGGAATTCCCAGATTTTTCTGAAATTTTCGGTAGCCAATAAGAAGGGTAATCATGGTAAAACAAAAGAGATTTTGAATACCTTGTTTTTGCGAAGGATATAGAGAGATGGAAAGATGGTATTGGACCATTGGTATGAGATGACAAATTGCTAGCCATGGAAACATAACTACATGAAGTTTTTTTTCTTGGAGATTTGGTGTTTGTAATGCATCCATTGATTGATATGATATGGAGGAGAACAGAGGAATAAGTTCTCGAGAATATTTTGAGCTATGATTCATGAGAAGTGCCTCCCATTGTTATGTTGTGGTCTACCAGAAAGAGTGTACAACATAGACAAATAAATTCTCTTAAAAACACACACATAAATTAGTTAAACCAgtaataaatttttattaatgAGAAGTGTAGATGACAACAAAACAAGGAAGAACAGCTTCTGGATTAAaaacaaatagttcatcaaattTGCCAAAACCTCTTTCGTAACAACCAGCACCAACAGCATCATAACTTTCCTCCACCGCCACATTGGTGTTTTCATCCTCTTCTGTGACATCCTTTACTCTACCAGCAATCACACGACAAACAAGCATAGCTCTTGAATTATTCCAATCCACACCACCAAAACTACTATGTGCCTTCCCACATGTTGCTGTAGTATGCACTCCTTCCAGTCCTTTCATATTGCACCCGGGAAATCCATGACTTAGTACTGAACAAACACCACAATCTACAAAGTCGCATAAACTAGTAGTAGAATGACCGACCGAACAAGCTAAACTTGTGCACTGAAATCTCAATTGTTCATTGCCATCAGCTGCACATCTTGGATTTCTGTTTGCGTTGCATCTACTTAGCTTCTGAGCTGATTCTCTACATTCTTCAAACTTTTGGATTCTGGTTTGTGTATTATGGACTTTTAGAATCCGTTCGATTTTGCAGATCGGCTCGTCTTTCCTTAACCAGCTTGATTTGAATATCATCTCTATTGTATCCCGACCTAAATCTTCTGGTCCCAACTCTGACACTGAAATAGAAGAAGTTGTTTTTGAATTAGGGTAAGCCCCATTGCCATGAAGACCAACATTCTGAACTGGACTATGATCATCCATATGATGAActctattattttcatgactaaCATCTCTACTGAGCTTACAAGTAGAAGCACAAGAAGAATTTAACTTCGAGTGCGCACCATATTGCACTGGTATACATGCTATAGATTTTCTGATTTGGTTCCACGAAGATAAGGAAATTAAACTTTTGATTTGCTTCCATGAAGATTGGGGTTTTCTCAGTCGTGGGGTTTTCTTTAGACTACTACTAGTATTAGGTTTGGGTGAGAAAGCCATGAGCAAGAACCAGAAAAGATGGTGAACCAAGAAGAGAGAGCGCAAGAGAAGTAATGTGTAATGTGCTCTGGGATGTAGTGACTAATGGGTTTATATATGTGAAGCCAGATTATGGTTAGTTTCTATATTTCATATCCCATTCTTCTTGATGCCCAAGTTTTAGTCCGGTTTCTG encodes:
- the LOC113352880 gene encoding uncharacterized protein LOC113352880 yields the protein MAFSPKPNTSSSLKKTPRLRKPQSSWKQIKSLISLSSWNQIRKSIACIPVQYGAHSKLNSSCASTCKLSRDVSHENNRVHHMDDHSPVQNVGLHGNGAYPNSKTTSSISVSELGPEDLGRDTIEMIFKSSWLRKDEPICKIERILKVHNTQTRIQKFEECRESAQKLSRCNANRNPRCAADGNEQLRFQCTSLACSVGHSTTSLCDFVDCGVCSVLSHGFPGCNMKGLEGVHTTATCGKAHSSFGGVDWNNSRAMLVCRVIAGRVKDVTEEDENTNVAVEESYDAVGAGCYERGFGKFDELFVFNPEAVLPCFVVIYTSH